In Triticum aestivum cultivar Chinese Spring chromosome 5B, IWGSC CS RefSeq v2.1, whole genome shotgun sequence, the following proteins share a genomic window:
- the LOC123115443 gene encoding uncharacterized protein, with the protein MFPRSEREMPPPAAADWSGVHQDILSRIFLSLACIGDRVRVSAVNQHWRGVALQNPAPLPWLLTPSTAGTSCHRIFGGFADPQPPLAGAVRGARFCGSSPGGWSVVVLHQWHGHALLNLRSGERVPLPDHVRVPLSHGRTPPNSNFLRCPIMIRAAAMSAAPPSAACVVAALTTGQTTMAFWRPGMDCWSPAPRGAPYDAQDLTYHDGCFWAVGPWEQLFCYRPEIAGADGALTVQHLVYDCCADGMTLAAPGVIVSRYLLPAASGEDLLMVKRFVDPARGGTRRFEVFRLEKQLGRTSWRFYKMEGQVLFVGRSCSKAFDTGRSGKPGYIYFLDDVYGGRPMSVLQQNEYPCTDTGGWSCSPDDEEIKRCLPWAHPSDCSPSIWYLH; encoded by the coding sequence ATGTTCCCTAGATCCGAACGTGAgatgccgccgccggcggcggcggactgGTCGGGCGTCCACCAAGACATCCTCAGCCGCATCTTCCTCTCGCTCGCATGCATCGGCGACCGGGTCAGGGTCTCCGCCGTCAACCAGCACTGGCGCGGCGTGGCGCTGCAAAACCCGGCCCCGCTCCCCTGGCTCCTCACGCCCTCCACCGCCGGGACCTCCTGCCACCGGATCTTCGGCGGGTTCGCCGACCCGCAGCcgcccctcgccggcgccgtcCGCGGGGCGCGTTTCTGCGGCTCCTCTCCGGGCGGCTGGTCCGTGGTCGTGCTCCACCAGTGGCACGGCCACGCCCTGCTCAACCTCCGCTCCGGCGAGCGCGTCCCCCTCCCGGACCACGTGCGCGTCCCCCTGAGCCACGGGCGCACCCCGCCGAACTCCAACTTCCTCAGGTGCCCCATAATgatccgcgccgccgccatgtccgccgcgccgccgtcggCTGCCTGCGTCGTCGCTGCCCTGACCACAGGCCAGACCACCATGGCGTTCTGGCGCCCGGGCATGGACTGCTGGTCGCCGGCGCCGCGGGGGGCTCCGTATGACGCCCAAGACCTGACGTACCACGACGGATGCTTCTGGGCCGTCGGCCCCTGGGAGCAGCTCTTCTGTTACAGGCCAGAGATTGCCGGCGCAGACGGTGCGCTTACTGTTCAACATCTTGTCTACGACTGCTGTGCCGACGGGATGACCCTGGCAGCGCCCGGGGTGATCGTCTCCCGCTACCTCCTGCCTGCCGCCTCCGGCGAAGATTTGCTAATGGTGAAGAGGTTCGTCGATCCGGCGAGAGGCGGCACTAGGCGGTTCGAGGTCTTCAGGCTAGAGAAGCAACTTGGCAGAACCTCCTGGCGCTTCTACAAGATGGAGGGGCAGGTGCTCTTCGTCGGCCGGAGCTGCTCCAAGGCCTTCGACACAGGTCGGAGCGGCAAGCCGGGCTACATCTACTTCCTCGACGATGTCTATGGTGGCCGTCCGATGAGCGTCCTCCAGCAGAACGAGTATCCCTGCACCGACACGGGCGGCTGGAGTTGCTCCCCTGACGATGAGGAAATCAAGCGCTGCCTGCCATGGGCGCATCCCTCCGACTGCTCACCGTCCATTTGGTACCTCCATTGA